In Janthinobacterium sp. 67, a genomic segment contains:
- the rsmD gene encoding 16S rRNA (guanine(966)-N(2))-methyltransferase RsmD: MQKKIKKPAKVPVHHAPPPNQVRIIGGQWKRSVLPVLQALGLRPTPDRVRETVFNWINHLRDGDWANAQVLDLFAGSGALGFEAASRGAASVTMVDTHTPVIRQLEENKTKLRADNVQLLRGDALLTAQGLAARGQRFDLIFLDPPYQQDFLAKVLPLCANLLKEGGIVYAESGLPLVFDENSALEKPEWLAPWEVIRADKAGTVYYHLLTYNKVPATA, from the coding sequence ATGCAAAAGAAGATTAAAAAACCCGCCAAAGTCCCCGTCCACCACGCGCCGCCACCGAACCAGGTGCGCATCATCGGCGGCCAGTGGAAGCGCTCCGTGCTGCCTGTTTTACAGGCACTGGGCTTGCGCCCGACACCGGACCGCGTGCGCGAAACCGTATTTAACTGGATCAATCACTTGCGCGACGGCGACTGGGCCAACGCCCAGGTGCTGGACCTGTTCGCCGGCAGCGGCGCACTGGGTTTTGAAGCGGCCAGCCGCGGCGCCGCGTCCGTCACCATGGTCGACACGCACACGCCCGTGATCCGCCAGCTGGAAGAGAACAAGACGAAATTGCGCGCCGACAACGTGCAACTGCTGCGCGGCGACGCCCTGCTGACGGCGCAAGGCCTGGCGGCGCGCGGCCAGCGTTTCGACCTGATCTTCCTCGATCCACCCTACCAGCAGGATTTCCTGGCGAAAGTGTTGCCGCTGTGCGCCAACCTGCTCAAGGAAGGCGGCATCGTGTACGCGGAATCAGGCTTGCCGCTGGTCTTCGATGAAAACAGTGCGCTGGAAAAGCCGGAATGGCTGGCGCCGTGGGAAGTCATCCGCGCCGACAAGGCGGGCACCGTTTATTATCATTTGCTAACTTACAACAAAGTGCCGGCAACTGCCTGA
- the coaD gene encoding pantetheine-phosphate adenylyltransferase produces the protein MVVAVYPGTFDPLTRGHEDLVRRASGLFDKLIVGVADSKNKQPFFSLDERLEIANEVLGHYPNVQVESFSGLLKDFVRKHEARVIVRGLRAVSDFEYEFQMAGMNRYLLPDVETMFLTPSDQYQFISGTIVREIAALGGDVSKFVFPSVNRWLQNKIAANAASSQ, from the coding sequence ATGGTTGTAGCCGTTTATCCAGGAACATTCGATCCGCTCACGCGTGGTCATGAAGATTTGGTGCGCCGCGCATCGGGTCTGTTTGACAAGCTGATCGTCGGTGTGGCCGACAGCAAGAACAAGCAACCGTTTTTCTCGCTCGACGAACGCCTGGAAATCGCCAACGAAGTGCTTGGCCACTACCCGAACGTGCAAGTGGAAAGCTTTTCCGGCTTGCTCAAGGATTTCGTGCGCAAGCATGAAGCGCGGGTCATCGTGCGCGGCTTGCGCGCCGTCTCCGACTTCGAATACGAATTCCAGATGGCGGGCATGAACCGCTACCTGCTGCCCGATGTCGAAACCATGTTCCTGACGCCGTCCGACCAGTACCAGTTCATTTCGGGCACCATCGTGCGCGAAATCGCGGCGCTGGGCGGCGACGTGTCCAAGTTTGTCTTCCCCTCGGTGAACCGCTGGCTGCAAAACAAGATTGCCGCCAACGCTGCCTCATCGCAATAA
- a CDS encoding YfhL family 4Fe-4S dicluster ferredoxin, whose protein sequence is MALLITDECINCDICEPECPNDAIYMGAEIYEIDPNKCTECVGHFDEPQCQQVCPVSCIPFNPAWRESPEQLMAKYERLQAELPAKP, encoded by the coding sequence ATGGCATTACTGATCACCGACGAATGCATCAATTGCGACATTTGCGAGCCCGAGTGTCCGAATGACGCGATCTACATGGGCGCGGAAATCTACGAAATCGATCCCAACAAGTGCACCGAATGCGTGGGTCACTTTGACGAGCCGCAATGCCAGCAAGTGTGCCCCGTCAGCTGCATCCCCTTCAATCCTGCCTGGCGCGAAAGCCCGGAGCAATTGATGGCCAAGTACGAACGCCTGCAGGCTGAACTGCCCGCCAAGCCTTAA
- a CDS encoding chalcone isomerase family protein, with protein MQIRTSRFGRSLAAACLCACLAQAALAVEVGGVKLDDTVQLASRELKLNGAGVRYKVIFKVYTIALYLPEKKTQLADILPLPGPRRLEIVMLRDITSDELGQAFMQGLKRISDQADRTRLLSQTMQFGAMFEMVPGLKKGDILTVDWLPEEGTLCKLNGKQVGDMVPDLAFYNALLKIWIGAHPADTLLRAHLLGDMA; from the coding sequence ATGCAAATACGCACATCCCGTTTCGGCCGTTCCCTCGCAGCCGCCTGCCTGTGCGCCTGCCTGGCACAAGCAGCGCTGGCCGTCGAGGTGGGCGGCGTCAAGCTGGACGACACGGTGCAGCTGGCCAGCCGCGAGCTGAAACTCAACGGCGCCGGTGTACGCTACAAGGTCATCTTCAAGGTCTACACGATCGCGCTATACCTGCCGGAAAAGAAAACCCAGCTGGCCGACATCCTGCCCCTGCCAGGACCGCGCCGCCTGGAAATCGTCATGCTGCGCGACATCACTTCCGACGAATTGGGACAAGCCTTCATGCAAGGCTTGAAGCGCATCTCCGACCAGGCCGACCGCACGCGCCTGCTGAGCCAGACGATGCAGTTCGGCGCCATGTTCGAAATGGTGCCCGGCCTGAAAAAGGGCGACATTCTCACCGTGGACTGGTTGCCGGAAGAGGGCACGTTGTGCAAGCTGAACGGCAAGCAGGTGGGCGACATGGTGCCGGACCTGGCCTTTTACAATGCGCTGCTGAAAATCTGGATCGGCGCCCATCCGGCCGACACCCTGTTGCGCGCGCATTTGCTGGGTGACATGGCCTGA
- a CDS encoding LysR family transcriptional regulator yields MSFLTLDLNLLRVFDAVMTEQNLTRAAGHLAMTQPAVSNAIKRLRESLGDELLIRTAYGVKPTPRAEALWPSVRSALASLEAAVTPETFDVSKTHATFRMAMADATAAFWLPSLMRSIEREAPGVNVRMMPLTTREPRPMLLRGDIDLAVGFFPGVAAQLSSETGSPIRHERLYSGKYVCVMRRGHPLADKELTLDNYCAANHLLVSFSGRAHGLIDEALSQIHRERRILLTVNQFFTAGRVVANSDLITVLPRHLIASTGMTESLLYKDLPLTLPAVHLDMLWHERDARSPAHKWLRNHLESMNTPTLRTATAAGGGVAPKPHIE; encoded by the coding sequence ATGAGTTTTCTGACGCTGGATCTGAACTTGCTGCGTGTTTTCGACGCCGTCATGACGGAACAAAACCTGACGCGCGCAGCCGGCCACCTGGCGATGACGCAGCCGGCGGTATCAAACGCCATCAAACGCCTGCGCGAGAGCCTCGGTGACGAATTGCTGATCCGCACGGCGTACGGCGTGAAACCCACGCCCCGCGCCGAAGCACTATGGCCATCCGTGCGCTCGGCCCTGGCCAGCCTGGAAGCGGCCGTCACGCCGGAAACCTTCGACGTGTCGAAAACGCACGCCACCTTCCGCATGGCGATGGCCGATGCGACGGCCGCCTTCTGGCTGCCCTCGCTGATGCGTTCGATCGAACGGGAAGCGCCCGGCGTCAACGTGCGCATGATGCCGCTGACCACGCGCGAACCGCGGCCCATGCTGCTGCGCGGCGACATCGACCTGGCCGTGGGCTTCTTTCCCGGCGTGGCGGCGCAATTGTCCAGCGAAACGGGTTCGCCCATCCGCCACGAGCGCCTGTATTCCGGCAAGTATGTGTGCGTGATGCGGCGCGGCCATCCGCTGGCCGACAAGGAATTGACCCTGGATAACTACTGCGCTGCGAACCATTTATTGGTGAGCTTTTCCGGCCGTGCGCATGGCTTGATTGACGAAGCGCTGTCGCAGATCCACCGTGAACGGCGCATCTTGCTGACGGTCAACCAGTTCTTCACGGCAGGCCGAGTGGTCGCCAATTCCGACCTGATCACGGTCTTGCCGCGCCATTTGATCGCCTCGACGGGCATGACGGAGTCCCTGCTGTACAAGGATTTGCCGCTGACCTTGCCGGCCGTCCACCTGGACATGCTGTGGCACGAGCGCGACGCCCGCAGCCCCGCCCACAAATGGCTGCGTAATCATCTGGAAAGCATGAACACGCCCACTTTACGGACGGCCACGGCGGCCGGCGGCGGCGTGGCGCCCAAGCCCCATATCGAATAA